The Streptomyces kanamyceticus DNA segment GATCCGGGAGCCGGGCGGCACGGGCGGCACGGGCACGTTCAGCGTGTCCAGCGCATGCAGTACGTCCGGCACGTGCAGCGCATGCAGTAGTTCACGCAGTAGTTCACGCAGCAGTTCACGTAGCAGTTCGAGTATGTACGGCACTTCGGGCTGTCCGGGTGGCGGGCAGTCAGGGAGGTTCGATGGCACAGGCGCTCGCGACGACGACCGCGCCCCCGCCGACCACATCGTCGCGTCGCGGGACGCGTCGGCTCATCGGCCTGGGCGCCGCCGTCGGCGTGCTCCTGGTGGCGGTGCTGCTCAGCGTCGCGATCGGTTCGGCGATGCTCCCGCTGGACGTGGTGTGGCAGGCGCTGACCGCCCCCGACGGCTCCGCGTCCCACGCCACGATCAGCGAGGCACGTGTCGACCGCACGCTGGTAGGTGTCCTCGTCGGTGTGTCGCTGGGTGTGGCGGGGTCGCTCATCCAGGCGCTCACCCGCAATCCGCTCGCCGATCCCGGGATACTCGGCGTCAACGCCGGTGCGGGTTTCGCCGTCACCCTGGGTGTGGCCGTCTTCGGCGTCACGCGTATCGAGCAGTACCTGCCCTTCGCCTTCATCGGGGCGATCGCCGGTTCGGCGCTGGTCTACCTCGCCGCGAGCGGCGGACGGGGCGGCCCGTCGCCGCTACGGCTCACCGTCGTCGGTGTCGCCTTCACGGCGGTGCTCTCCGGCATCTCCCGGACCCTCGCACTGATCGACACGGAGACCTTCGACCGCATGAGGTTCTGGGACGCGGGCACCATCACCGACCGCCCGACGGGCACGGCCGCCGCCATCGCGCCGTTCGTCCTGGCCGGTCTGCTGGTCGCCGTCTGCTGTGCGCGCCCGCTCAACGCGATGGCCCTCGGTGACGACGCGGCGCGGGCCTTCGGGCTGCGGGTCGGCGCGACGCGGTGCGGTGTGGTGATCGCGGTGGCCCTGCTGTGCGGCGCGGCGACCGCCGCGGCGGGCCCGCTGGTGTTCGTCGGCCTCATGGTGCCGCACGCCGTGCGCTGGCTGACCGGGCCCGACTGGCGCTGGATCCTCGTCTATTCGGCCGTCCTCGCACCGGTGATCGTGCTGGTCGCCGATGTCCTGGGCAGGCTGATCGTGATGCCGACCGAACTGCCGGTCGGCGTGATGATGCCCCTCATCGGCGCCCCCGTACTGATCGTGCTGGTGCGCGGAAGCCGGGCGAGGGAACTGTGAGCGGGTTCTTCGTCCTCAGGGCGGGGCCCTTGAGCCTGCGGGTGACGCGCCGCGCGGTCGTGGTGTGCGGACTGCTGTGGGTCGTCCTGATCGCACTGGTCCTGTGGGCCTTCACCCTGGGCAGCTACCCGCTGAGCCTCGGCGACCTGACCGCCGTCATGACGGGTACGGCGAGGAACAGCGTCCGTACCGTCGTCCTGGAGTGGCGGGCGCCGCGCATCGTCGCCGCCGTGCTGTTCGGGGCCGCGCTCGCCGTGGGCGGTGCGATCTTCCAGTCCCTGACCCGCAATCCGCTCGGCAGCCCCGACATCATCGGCTTCACCACCGGCTCCTACACCGGTGTGGTCCTCACCCTGCTGGCAGGCGCGACCAGCTACGCGGCGCTCGCGGCGGGCGCGCTCGTCGGCGGTCTCATCACCGCGTTCGCCGTGTATCTGCTGGCGTTCCGGCGGGGTGTGCAGGGCTTCCGGCTCATCGTCGTGGGCATCGCGGTCGGCGCGCTGCTGTCCTCGGCCAACACGTGGTTCTCGGTGAAGGCCGATGTCGACACCGCGCTGCGGGCCGCGGTGTGGGGCGCGGGCTCGCTGAGCGCGGTCGGCTGGCCCGCCGTCACCATGGCCGCCGTCGTACTCGCAGGGGTCGCGATCGCGGCCCCGGTGGCACAGCGCCGGATGCGGCGGCTCGAACTGGGCGACGACACCGCGGCGATGCTGGGCGTACCCGTCGAGCGCACGAAGGTGATGCTGGTCGTCCTCGGCGTCGCCGCGACCGCCGCGGTGACCGCCGCGGTGGGCCCCATCGCGTTCGTCGCGCTGGCGGCGCCGCAGATCGCCCGCCGCCTCACCGGGCAGGGAGGCTCCGTCGACCTCGCCGGTGCGGCGCTCGTCGGCGCGGTCCTGCTGCTCGGCGCCGACATCGCGGCCCAGCACGCGATCCCCGGCGTACTGCTGCCGACAGGCGCGGTCACCGTGTGTGTCGGCGGGGCGTATCTGCTGGTACTGCTGGTGCGGGAGGGCCGACGGGGGGCTTAGGGGCTGTTGGTACGGACAGGGGGGGGAGGGGGAGGCCGGTCGCGGTCGGGTGCTTGGTCGGGTGCCTGAGGCACAAGGCTCGCTTCAGGCACCCGACTTCAGGCGCCGCACCCCGACGTCAGGGTCTAGACACCCCGACGTCAGGGTCTAGACACCCCGACGTCAGGGTCTAGAAGAACCCGAGCTTCTTCGGGCTGTAGGACGTGAGGATGTTCTTGGTCTGCTGGTAGTGCTCCAGCATCATCTTGTGGTTCTCACGGCCGATGCCGGACTGCTTGTAGCCGCCGAAGGCCGCGTGCGCCGGATAGGCGTGGTAGCAGTTCGTCCAGACGCGGCCCGCCTGGATCGCACGGCCCGCCCGATAGGCCGTGTTGATGTCCCGCGTCCACACTCCGGCACCGAGACCGTAGAGCGTGTCATTGGCGATCTTGATGGCGTCGTCGAAGTCGTTGAACGACGAGACCGAGACGACGGGGCCGAAGATCTCCTCCTGGAAGATCCGCATCCGGTTGTCGCCCTCGAAGATGGTCGGCTGGACGTAGTAACCTCCGGCCAGCTCACCGTCGTACTCGATCCGCTGACCGCCCGTCAGCACCTTGGCGCCCTCCTGCTGACCGATGTCCAGGTAGGAGAGGATCTTCTCCAACTGGTCGTTGGACGCCTGCGCGCCGATCATGGTGTCGGTGTCGAGCGGGTGCCCGGCCTTGATCTGCTCCGTGCGGGCGATCGCCGCCTCGATGAACTCGCTGTAGTGGCCGCGCTGCACGAGCGCCCTCGACGGACAGGTGCAGACTTCGCCCTGGTTGAGGGCGAACATCGTGAAGCCCTCGAGCGCCTTGTCCCGGAAGTCGTCGTTCGCGGCCCACACGTCGTCGAAGAAGATGTTCGGCGACTTGCCGCCCAGCTCCAGCGTGACCGGCTTGATGTTCTCCGAGGCGTACTGCATGATCAACCGCCCCGTCGTGGTCTCCCCGGTGAAGGCGACCTTGGCGACGCGCGGGCTCGACGCGAGTGGCTTGCCCGCCTCGACGCCGAAACCATTGACGATGTTGACGACACCGGCGGGCAGCAGATCCGCCACCAGACTCAGCCAGTAGTGGATCGAGGCCGGAGTCTGCTCGGCGGGCTTCAGAACGACGGCGTTTCCGGCCGCGAGTGCCGGTGCCAGTTTCCATGTCGCCATCAGGATCGGGAAGTTCCACGGGATGATCTGCGCGACGACGCCCAGCGGCTCCTGGAAGTGGTACGCGATGGTGTCCTCGTCCACCTCGCTCAGCGACCCCTCCTGCGCACGGATGACGCCCGCGAAGTACCGGAAGTGATCGATGGCGAGCGGGATGTCGGCGGCCAGCGTCTCGCGGATCGGCTTGCCGTTCTCCCAGCTCTCGGCGACCGCGAGCTGTTCGAGGTTGGCCTCCATCCGGTCGGCGATCTTGCGCAGGACGTCCGCGCGCTCGGTGACAGACGTACGCCCCCACGCCGGTGCGGCCGCGTGCGCCGCGTCGAGGGCACGCTCCACGTCCTCCGCCGTGCCCCGGGCGATCTCGGTGAAGGCCTGTCCGTTGACCGGGCTGGGATTCTCGAAGTACTGGCCGCGGGCGGGCGCCACGTACTCGCCGCCGATGAAGTTGTCGTAGCGCGACTGGTAGGAGACGATCGCGCCCTCGGTGCCGGGCGCTGCGTAACGGGTCATCTTGGCTGGCCTCCCGGGGAAGACTGCCCGCCGTCGGGCAGCTCTCGCCCGGAGGCTAGGAGCGCGGACGTTGCATGTACGTTGCGGTGCTCACCTCACGGCATCGGCATCGGGACTGGCATCGGTATCGGCATCAGGACTGGCACCGGTTTCGAGACTGGCACCGGAATCGGCACCGGCCCGGTACTGGGATGGGCACCGGCACCGGCGGCGGGGCTGGCGCCGATACTCGCACCGGCATGGGGCAGGGCGGGCTTGATCACCGGCCCGAGGGGGGCTACGCACGGCCGTGCCCTGGCGCGGCCAGCTCGGCGTCGAGCGCCCGCAGACGAGCCAGGACGGCTGCTGTCGGGCGCAGCGCGGCCAGCGCACGCCACACCACCAGGTCCTCCTCGCCCCACGGGGCGTGCGCCCAATCGGCCAGCAGATCGGGATCGTTGCGGTCGACCAACGCCGTACGCAGCTGATCGGCCAGCCTGCGCCGGAGCCGGGCCAACGCGGGTGCCTGGGACCCGGGCAGCAGCGGACCGGCGTACGCGGCGGCGGCCGCCGTCACCGCACCGGCCCCCAACCGACGCTCGACCGTGTCGACGTCACACTCGACGGGCGCCGCGAGACGATACGGACGCGACCGCAGCAACTCCGCACCGAGCACCCGCCGCAGCCGCGCCATCTCCGCCCGCAACGTCACCTTCGGCACCGACTCGTCCTCATACAGCGCGTACAGCAGCTCGTCACCGGTCAGCCCCTCCGGATGGCGAGCGAGCAACACCACGATCTCGCTGTGCCTGCGGCTGAGACGCACCTTCCGGCCGCCTACCAGAAGCAGCGCTTCCTCTCGCCCCAACGTGGTCAGCTCCACCGTGTCCTCGGCCCGCATCGGCGGTGCCAGCAGCGCCAGTTGGGACTCCGCTGCCCGCGCCACAGCCTGCACGAATGCGAGGCTGTGCGGGTGCGCGAGGCCGTCCCCACCGGTGATGTCGACCGCGCCGATCAGCCGCCCGGTGCGCGGATCGTGCACCGGAGCCGCGGCGCACGTCCACGGTTGCACACGCCGCATGAAGTGCTCGGCGGCGAACACCTGCACCGGACGGTCGACGGCGACCGCCGTCCCCGGCGCGTTCGTGCCCATGGCGGACTCGGCCCACCGCGCGCCCGGAACGAAGTTCATCCGCCCCGCGCGCTGCCGCGTCGCCGCGTGTCCCTCGACCCACAACAGCCTGCCCTGTGCGTCGCACACGGCCAGCAGATGCTCGCCATCCGAGGCGAAGGTGCCCATCAACTCGCGGAACAGCGGCATCACCCGGGCCAACGGATGCTCCGCGCGATACGCACCGAGGTCACCATCGGTCAGCTCCACCGCCGCGCCCGTGGCCTCCGGACTGACCCGCGCCCTGGCCGACCGCCGCCATGAGTCGGCCACGACCGGGCGCACCGGCCGCGCCACCGTTCCCCTGGAGGTGAAGTCCTCGTGCGCCCGGCGCAGCTCCCGTGCCTGCTCGGTGGGATCGGTGCCCGGCTTGAGAGCCACCCACGGATCGGTCAACTCGGCCTCCTGGGACGGCGGTGGGGTGTCGCCATCGTCGCCCCAGGAGCGGAAGCCGACAAGCGGCCCGGGTGCCTCAGGCGAAGTTGACGAGGCGTATGTAGCGGGACCAGTCCCAGTACGGTCCGGGGTCCGTGTGGTCGGCGCCGGGGACTTCGGAGTGCCCGATGATGTGCTCGCGGTCCTTGGGGATGCCGTACTTCGTGCAGATGGCGGAGGTCAGCGCGGCGGACTGTTGGTACATCGCGTCGGTGAAGTACTGCGGCTTGTCGACCCAGCCCTCGTGCTCGATGCCGATGCTGTGGGTGTTGTAGCTCCAGTTGCCCGCATGCCAGGCGACGTTGCGATTACGGACACACTGGGCGACGTGCCCGTCCTTGGAGCGCACCACGTAGTGGGCGGACACCTGCTTCGCCGGGTTCTGGAAGATCGCGAGAGCGTCCGCGTACGTCTCCTGCGTGACGTGGATGACCACGTAGTCGATGGTGTAGGCGCTGGGCCGGGTGGACGCCGTGTAGTTGGAAGTGCTGGCGGGCACCCACTCGGCCGGCGGGTAGTCGCCCGCACGGTCCTGCGCGTTCGCGTGAACGGTGGGCAGCAGCGTCGCGGGAACCGCCGCGGCGACCGCACCCTGCAACAGTCGGCGCCTGCTCGGGAAGCGTCTTGCTCGATCCATGACTGGCCTGCCTCTCGGTGGGGGGAACGGCTGGACTGGCGCTGCACTTGAGAGGGGAGATGAACTTCGGGGAGTAGGACTCAAGTTGGGGGCATAGGGCCAAACGTCGGGACATGGGGCCTTAGGAGGAGTGGAGGCCCCCACGCGGCAGCGTCGTGGCGACCTCGCGCAGCCGCGCGTGCAGTCCGCGATGTGTTTCGCGTGCGGGAAGCCAGTCCTTGCGGAGCTTGGCCACGCAGGTGTAGTTGGTGTCGCAGACGTTGGCGAGCGGCGACTCGACGGTCTGCGTCGCGAACTGGTAGGCGTCCAGCTCGCTGAATCCGTAGTCCCGCACCAGCCACTGGACCAGGTCCAGCTGGGATATGCGAAACGCGTCCTCCAGCGGCCGGGCGGACCCGGTCGAGATGATGTGCGTATCGGACTCCAGGCGCGGCCACGGGGTGGAGACCCCCTTCAAGAGCTCGACGATCACCACAGTGTTCATGGCGCACTCGACGGCGACCCCGCACGTCTCGCCCTCGCCCTGCCGCGCGTGCCCGTCGCCGAGACTCAGCAGGGCGCCCTCGACGTTCACCCCGAGATAGCAGGTGACTCCGGCGCGCATCTCGGGTGTGTCCATGTTTCCACCGTGGGCGTCGGGTACGAGCGCCGAGCGGACCTCGAGGTGGGCGGGCGCGACGCCGATGGTGCCGTGCATGGGGTCCATCGGCAGGTCGGTCTCGAAGTCGCTGTCACGCGAGGCGAATCGCGCCGTGCGGCGGGCCCGGTCGAGCTGCCAGATCCATACGGCCTCGGGAAGCGGTGGCTGCAGGGACGCGGTGGCGTGCGTGGAGGTGAGGGCGCCGAACAAGGGGACCGTGGTCGATGCCGCCCAATCGCGGGCCGGTTCGATCGACACGAAGTGCACGGCGAGCGTGTCACCCGGCTCGGCTCCCTCCACATGGAAGGGCCCCGTCTGCGGATTGAGATAAGGGAATTGGCAGACCTCGGAGACGAGGTCCTTCTCCGAGCGCACGTTCCCCGCGAAGCAGTCCTCCGTGAAGAGGTCGAGGACGGTTCCTGGTGTGATGCGGGCGACAGGCGGGGCGCCGCCGAACGTCCAGGCGTACTCGCCGGGTTCGGGGCGCACGGTCAGGATCCGAGGGTCGCTCATCGCTGTACTGCTCCGCTCTGGCCGGAGAGGCCGTGCTCGTCGAACTGATCTGGAACCGGCGCGGGCTCGTCGCCGAGCCGCACTGGTCCGGCCTCGGGCCTCGTCCAGCTTTCCCCCGACACATGAATCCCCCGATCGGCGTGGACGACCACCGCCGGTAGGGCAGCTGCGCCTCGCACGAATTACGTTACGGCGCCTGCTGGTTGAGGTGGAAGGGCCCGCCTCGCATCTGTGTACAGGTGAGGGATTGTGGAAAACTCGGCCACTCGAACGGGGGAGGGCAGGCGCCAGAACCTCTGCGGTCTTGACTCATCCCGCGTCGCGTACAGCCGCTGGTCTCAGGTGGGTCGGCCGTCGCTGCTGATCCCAGCCGGTCGGCCGCTGCCGGGCGACCATTACCGGTTCGACCTTTGCAAGGCGCCCACTACCCGCTCGGCCGCTGCCTGATCCGCCCCCGGACTCCGCCCCGTGCCCCGCCTATCCGCCGCCTGCGACCGCCACCGGATCATCGAGCACGGCTCGCATCACCGAGTGGGCCGCCCCCAGCAAGGGCCCGTCCGGACCGATCTCGGACACGGTGACACGGCAGGCCCGTCCCGCGGTCCGCCCGGTCAATTCCCTCTCCAGCGATGGCAGCAGCCATGGCGCCAGCCTCGACAGAGCGCCACCGAGCACCACGGCTCGCGGATCGAGGAGGTTGACGGCACCCGTGAGCGCGATGCCCAATGCCGTGCCCGCACCGTGAAGTGCGTGCCGCACCTCAGCGTCCTGCGCGGCGGCCCGATCGGCGAGCAGGCCGACCCGATCCTCACCCGGCTCCAGGCCGGCCGCGCGCAGCACCGCCTCCTCACCGGCGTACTGCTCCAGGCAGCCCCGCCCACCGCAGGGGCAGGCCGGGCCCTCGGGACGCACCGGTACGTGTCCCAACTCGCCCGCGAATCCATGTGCTCCGCGCAGCAGTCGGCCATCGACGACCAGGGCGGCTCCGATGCCGATCTCCGCCGAGACGTGGAGGAAGTCCTCCGGTGTGTCCGCGCCGAGCCACAGCTCCGCGAGGGCACCGAAATTGGCCTCGTTGTCCACGGTCAGCGGCAGGTCAGAGGGTAGAAGCGGGGCAAGGTCGATGTCGCGCCAGCCGAGGTTGGGGGCGCGGACCACCGTCCGCGAGTCACGTGTGACGAGACCGGGCACGGCGACGGCGAGGCCCGCGGGGGACAGGCCCGCCTGCCGGACTTCGGCGCACAGCCGCTCCATCATGGCGGAGAGCTCTTCGAGCACCGGTTCGGGCGCGCGATGGCGATTACCGACCTGCCGCACCGTGCGGGCCCGCACCTCACCGCGCAGATCGACCGCGCATACCGCGAGGTGGTCGACGCCCACTTCGGCGCCGATGCCGACCGGCCCTCGACCGCTGACCGCCAGGGCCGATCCGGGGCGGCCCACCCGGCTCGGACGCTCGGGGCCCAACTCGTCGAGCAGCCCGGTGCGGATCAGCTCGTCGACCAGGGTGGAGACGGCGGCCCGGGTGAGCCCGATGTGGGAGGCCACGGCGGCCCGTGACAGCGGGCCGTGCGCGGCCACCGTGTGCATCACTCGGGAGAGGTTGCGGCGGCGCATGCCCTGCTGGGTGTCGGGCAGCCGCGCGCCGTTCGTGCCCCGGCGTTCCTCGTGCAGCGGTGCGGTCATGCCTTCGTCAGCCCTCACTCCCCATGAGGCGCCCTGACGAGCAGCGGCGCCGCGTCGGAGAGTACCTCGGAGATCCGCGCGAGCTTCGCCTCATCCCGTTCCACGGGGTCGAGCACGGGCCCCTCGGCCGTGCCCCAAAGCCGGGCGATCGCGGCCGGATCCTCACCGGTCAGCACTCCGGCGGCCTGCGCGGCGGCGCCGAGCGCCACCAGCTCCTTGCCCTCGGGAACTTGCACCGGACGGCCGGACAGGCGACGCACGGTGTGCTGCCAAGCGGCGCCGCGCGACCCGCCTCCGATGAGCAGCAACGGAGACGACCGGTCGGCGTCCGCGTCGAGCACCTGGTCGAGGGCGTCGAGCAGCGAGTGGACGGCACCGTCGTATGCCGACTGCAGGAGTTGCCCGGGTGTCGTGTCGTGCCGCAGACCGTGCAGGATCCCGGAGGCGTGGGGGAGATTCGGGGTCCGCTCGCCGTCCAGATAGGGCAGGAGCGTGGCAGTGCCGCCCGGCTCCACCGCCTCACGGTCCAGGCTCAGGAGCGCGGCCACTTTGTCGACGGCCATGGTGCAGTTGAGGGTGCAGGCCAGCGGCAGCCAGGCGCCACGCGCGTCGGCGAAGCCCGCGACGGTTCCCGTGGCGTCCGTGGAGCGATGCTCCGAGACCGCGTAGACCGTGCCCGATGTGCCGAGACTCAACACGGGCGTACCCGGGAGCAGCCCGAGCCCGAGGGCCGCTGCCGCGTTGTCACCGGTGCCGGGCGCGACCAGCGTGCCCTGGGAGAACGGTAGATCGCCTCCTCGTACGGTGCCGACGACCTCTCCGGGACGCGCCACTCGGGGCAGCAACGCCGGGTCCAGCCCCACCATGCCGAGGATTTCCTCGTCGTACGTCTCCGAGGCGGAGGCCCACCATCCCGTGCCCGAGACATCGCCGCGGTCGGTCGTGCCGCATCCGGTGAGACGCTCCGTGAGGTAGTCGTGGGGCAGCCGCACCGCCCTGGTTGCCCGGACAGCCGCGGGCTCGTGTTCGGCGAGCCAGGCCCATTTCGTCACGGTGAAGGACGGCCCCGGAACGCTGCCGACGCGCTCGGCCCACGCCTTGGGGCCGCCGAGCCGCTCGACGAGCTCCCGGGCCTGCGCGGCTGAACGGACGTCGTTCCACAGCAGGGCGGGCCGCACCGGTGTGCCATCGGCACCGAGCGCGACGAGGCCGTGCTGCTGTCCCGCGACCGACACCGCCGATGCCTCGCGCGCGGCGGTCCCGCATTGGCGAAGCGCCGCGCACAGGGCGTCCCACCACTCCTGGGGATCGCTCTCGCGGGCGTCGCCCGTGCTGACCCGGTGCGGGGCCTGGCCGCTCGCGACGACGCGTCCCGTGGCGGCGTCGACGACCAAGGCCTTGGTGGACTGCGTGGAGGTGTCCACACCGACGACGAGCGGCCCTTGGGCTGCTGGCGATGATGACATTGAGCTCTCCGTTCCTGCGGCTTTCCCGGGACGGGGCCCCGGACTTCCTCCCCGACCTTCCCAGCGGAGCCCTCGGATACTAATTTGTAAATCGCCATGACGAAATAGTCGAGGGAGCCGCACATGAACTACCAGCCCACTCCTGAGGACAAGTTCAGCTTCGGCCTGTGGACCGTCGGCTGGCAGGGCAGGGACCCGTTCGGCGACGCCACCAGGGCTCCGCTCGATCCGGCCGAATCGGTACAGCGCCTCGCCGAAATAGGTGCCTACGGAGTGACGTTCCACGACGACGACCTGATCCCGTTCGGATCGTCGGACACCGAGCGCGAAGCGCACATCAAACGCTTCCGGCAGGCGCTGGACACGACGGGTCTGGTCGTGCCGATGGCCACCACGAACCTCTTCACCCACCCCGTCTTCAAGGACGGCGCGTTCACCGCCAACGACCGCGACGTACGCCGCTACGCGCTGCGCAAGACGATCCGCAACGTCGACCTGGCGGTGGAACTGGGCGCGCACACCTATGTCGCGTGGGGTGGCAGGGAAGGAGCGGAATCCGGCGCCGCGAAGGACGTGCGCTGCGCCCTCGACCGCATGAAGGAGGCGTTCGACCTACTCGGCGAGTACGTGCTCGAACAGGGCTACGACCTGCGGTTCGCGATCGAGCCCAAGCCCAACGAGCCGCGCGGCGACATCCTGCTGCCCACCGTCGGGCACGCCCTCGCGTTCATCGAACGCCTGGAGAGGCCCGGCATGTACGGCGTCAACCCTGAAGTGGGCCACGAACAGATGGCGGGCCTGAACTTCCCGCACTCCATCGCCCAGGCCCTGTGGGCGGGCAAGCTTTTCCACATCGACCTCAACGGCCAGACCGGCATCAAGTACGACCAGGACCTGCGGTTCGGCGCGGGTGATCTGCGCAGCGCGTTCTGGTTGGTGGACCTCCTGGAGAGGGGCGGTTACGACGGACCGCGGCACTTCGACTTCAAGCCGCCGCGGACGGAGGACTACGAAGGGGTGTGGGAATCGGCCGCGGGCTGCATGCGCAACTACCTGATCCTGCGTGAGCGTTCGGCCGCCTTCCGGGCCGACCCCGAAGTGCAGGAGGCCCTGAGGGCCTCGCGTCTGGACGAACTGGCGGTGCCCACGGCCGACGACGGCCTCGGCGGGCTGCTCGCCGACCGGGCCGCCTATGAGGCATTCGACGTGGAGAGCGCCGCCGCGCGCGGGATGGCCTTCGAGCGCCTCGACCAGCTGGCCATGGACCATTTGCTGGGCGCCCGGGGCTGAGCGAGATCTCCGGGGGCGGGGGCTGGCCGCCCTAACCCCCGCTCCCGGAAAACAGGTCGCTGCCTCAGAACTTCTGAGGCAGCTTTACGTACGTGACCGTCGTCTCCACACCGCTGTCCACCAGGCGACCGTTCTTGTCGAAGGCCTCCGGGCCGTCGGTCATCCCGAAGTCGTTGTCGTTGATGAGTGCCAGGGTGCGGCTGTCGACCTTGGCGACGCCTTCGATCTTGCCGGGGACGCCGTCGACCGCACCCAGGTCGACCACCAGACGCTTGCGCAGGACGGGCACTCCGGAGGCTGCGGGGTCGTCGAGCTGCTCCAGCGAGGGCTTGGTGGTCTCGTTGTCCCACTTGCGGCCGAGAATGTTCGACCGGCGGTCCAGGGTGACGCTCTGCAGTCGCGCGGCCTTGTCCGTGCGCTCCTGGACGAGCAGCCGATCGCGCCCGACGGCGACCACGGAGGAGATCTTCAGCTCCGAGGTGTCGTCCTCGCCCGGGTCGACGACGTCCACGGGATCGAAGCGGTAGACGTACTCGGCGGTGACTGCCTGCTTCTTCGGCGAGAAGCGCAGCAGTCGCGTCGTCCGCGACGCCTCACCCGCGTCCTCGTCCGGCAGGGACAGAGGGCTCTGCACCGCCATCACCAGGTCGCCCCCGGGCAACTGGGCGAGCCCTTCGAAGCCGCGGTTCGTCTTGCGGTGCATCAAGATGCCGGGCAGCGCCTCGGCCACGGGGTAGTCCGCGCCCCGCAGGGCGAGCCCTTCAGGGACGTAACGCTTGAGCACCTTCCCGCGCGCGGAGACGTGGATCAGCGACGGCCCGTACTCGTCCACCAGCCAGAAGCTGCCGTCGGACGCCCGCACGACCCCTTCGGTGTCCAGACCGTTCGGGTCGTAGGAGACGGGCTTCTGCGCGTCGTACGTGTAGGGCGCTTCGTCGCGCCCCTTCTGATTGGGTAGTCCGGTGACGGGCTTCCCGGAGGAAGTCGTGATCGGCACAGCGGAGAGGACCTTGACGGTCTCTCCGGAGACCCGGATCTTCACGATCGCGGGGTCGAAGCCGGGCACAGGGAAGGTGCGGCGCTTCTTGCCGTCCACCTTGATCTGGCCGTTGGGGCCGCGGTCGGTCACTGTCCAGAACTCGCCCTTGCGGCCCGCCGGGTAGAGGTCGCTGCCGATGCCGCCGAGATCCACGCCGCGGTCGTTGTCGACCGTTCCCGGCAGGAGGGAATTGCTGAACGTGCCGAGAGGGATGTCTCCCAGGGTGGCCGTGTGGGTGACGCGCGCCTTCTTGTGGGCACCGTGCTTGCGGTCTGCGCTCTGCTGGCTGCCCATCGCGGTGCCGGTCACCACCATCGCGGTGGCCACGGCGAGCGGCACGCCGACAGCTAGGGAACGGCGGACACGGCGCTTGCGGGCGGCGTGCGGGGACATCGGGGCCTTCTGGGGCACGAGTTCGGTCACAGCGGCCAGACTTCGCCGCCGCCACGAACGTCAAGGGTCCACAAGGTGAACGGCGGGAGTCGCGCTGACGGCGCCTCCCGCGAGGGGCAGGAGGCGCCGTCGTCGACCATCGGTCCGATCAGTAGTCGTGGGGCCCGGTGCCCTGATCACTCCCTTCGGACGGGTCACACGCACGGAGCTGACGAATCCGATGCCCCCGCAGATGAGCCTGGGGCGGCTCCTGTTGCGGTCGGATCTCCCTGAACCGACGCGACCCACGCTCGCGGATGTCATGCCCTCGCTCAATCGCTGGCCAGAGTGAGTGCGT contains these protein-coding regions:
- a CDS encoding iron chelate uptake ABC transporter family permease subunit; amino-acid sequence: MAQALATTTAPPPTTSSRRGTRRLIGLGAAVGVLLVAVLLSVAIGSAMLPLDVVWQALTAPDGSASHATISEARVDRTLVGVLVGVSLGVAGSLIQALTRNPLADPGILGVNAGAGFAVTLGVAVFGVTRIEQYLPFAFIGAIAGSALVYLAASGGRGGPSPLRLTVVGVAFTAVLSGISRTLALIDTETFDRMRFWDAGTITDRPTGTAAAIAPFVLAGLLVAVCCARPLNAMALGDDAARAFGLRVGATRCGVVIAVALLCGAATAAAGPLVFVGLMVPHAVRWLTGPDWRWILVYSAVLAPVIVLVADVLGRLIVMPTELPVGVMMPLIGAPVLIVLVRGSRAREL
- a CDS encoding FecCD family ABC transporter permease, with amino-acid sequence MSGFFVLRAGPLSLRVTRRAVVVCGLLWVVLIALVLWAFTLGSYPLSLGDLTAVMTGTARNSVRTVVLEWRAPRIVAAVLFGAALAVGGAIFQSLTRNPLGSPDIIGFTTGSYTGVVLTLLAGATSYAALAAGALVGGLITAFAVYLLAFRRGVQGFRLIVVGIAVGALLSSANTWFSVKADVDTALRAAVWGAGSLSAVGWPAVTMAAVVLAGVAIAAPVAQRRMRRLELGDDTAAMLGVPVERTKVMLVVLGVAATAAVTAAVGPIAFVALAAPQIARRLTGQGGSVDLAGAALVGAVLLLGADIAAQHAIPGVLLPTGAVTVCVGGAYLLVLLVREGRRGA
- the exaC gene encoding acetaldehyde dehydrogenase ExaC gives rise to the protein MTRYAAPGTEGAIVSYQSRYDNFIGGEYVAPARGQYFENPSPVNGQAFTEIARGTAEDVERALDAAHAAAPAWGRTSVTERADVLRKIADRMEANLEQLAVAESWENGKPIRETLAADIPLAIDHFRYFAGVIRAQEGSLSEVDEDTIAYHFQEPLGVVAQIIPWNFPILMATWKLAPALAAGNAVVLKPAEQTPASIHYWLSLVADLLPAGVVNIVNGFGVEAGKPLASSPRVAKVAFTGETTTGRLIMQYASENIKPVTLELGGKSPNIFFDDVWAANDDFRDKALEGFTMFALNQGEVCTCPSRALVQRGHYSEFIEAAIARTEQIKAGHPLDTDTMIGAQASNDQLEKILSYLDIGQQEGAKVLTGGQRIEYDGELAGGYYVQPTIFEGDNRMRIFQEEIFGPVVSVSSFNDFDDAIKIANDTLYGLGAGVWTRDINTAYRAGRAIQAGRVWTNCYHAYPAHAAFGGYKQSGIGRENHKMMLEHYQQTKNILTSYSPKKLGFF
- a CDS encoding GAF domain-containing protein, whose protein sequence is MTDPWVALKPGTDPTEQARELRRAHEDFTSRGTVARPVRPVVADSWRRSARARVSPEATGAAVELTDGDLGAYRAEHPLARVMPLFRELMGTFASDGEHLLAVCDAQGRLLWVEGHAATRQRAGRMNFVPGARWAESAMGTNAPGTAVAVDRPVQVFAAEHFMRRVQPWTCAAAPVHDPRTGRLIGAVDITGGDGLAHPHSLAFVQAVARAAESQLALLAPPMRAEDTVELTTLGREEALLLVGGRKVRLSRRHSEIVVLLARHPEGLTGDELLYALYEDESVPKVTLRAEMARLRRVLGAELLRSRPYRLAAPVECDVDTVERRLGAGAVTAAAAAYAGPLLPGSQAPALARLRRRLADQLRTALVDRNDPDLLADWAHAPWGEEDLVVWRALAALRPTAAVLARLRALDAELAAPGHGRA
- a CDS encoding N-acetylmuramoyl-L-alanine amidase — encoded protein: MDRARRFPSRRRLLQGAVAAAVPATLLPTVHANAQDRAGDYPPAEWVPASTSNYTASTRPSAYTIDYVVIHVTQETYADALAIFQNPAKQVSAHYVVRSKDGHVAQCVRNRNVAWHAGNWSYNTHSIGIEHEGWVDKPQYFTDAMYQQSAALTSAICTKYGIPKDREHIIGHSEVPGADHTDPGPYWDWSRYIRLVNFA
- a CDS encoding acetamidase/formamidase family protein, which codes for MSDPRILTVRPEPGEYAWTFGGAPPVARITPGTVLDLFTEDCFAGNVRSEKDLVSEVCQFPYLNPQTGPFHVEGAEPGDTLAVHFVSIEPARDWAASTTVPLFGALTSTHATASLQPPLPEAVWIWQLDRARRTARFASRDSDFETDLPMDPMHGTIGVAPAHLEVRSALVPDAHGGNMDTPEMRAGVTCYLGVNVEGALLSLGDGHARQGEGETCGVAVECAMNTVVIVELLKGVSTPWPRLESDTHIISTGSARPLEDAFRISQLDLVQWLVRDYGFSELDAYQFATQTVESPLANVCDTNYTCVAKLRKDWLPARETHRGLHARLREVATTLPRGGLHSS